ATCGTCGCACTTTGGGCTGGGGGTATGGTAGAAAAAATAATAGTGAATTAGATACTGCTCATAAATTACGTCAGCTACCGCGCCCTGATCAAAGTTAATTTGGTGGTTAGATGGGACTACTATAGCAGGGGACTGGGGACTGGGGACTGGGGACTGGGGACTGGGTTACAAGTCTGATTGTGTCTAGGTTTTATCATCAGTTAATGTCCTAAGCACTTTGGCGGTTGCTATATTTGATTCCTGAACAAGATTTGGGAGTGAAATCAAAAATATTACAGCAATTTTCAGGCAATAATCACAGATATTCGTAGGGGCGCAAGGCCTTGCGCCCCTACAGATTGATCTATTTACCCGAAGTTGCTGTAACTGCTCTTTCTCAAACTATGGCTGGTACGGGAATCTCTAGATGAGAGTATAGGGGGAAGCGATCGCACAATGCTGCTACCCTGCGCCGACAATCAGCAGCCACCTCAGAGGAATTTGGAGATAGCAAGCGATCAGCTAGAATATTCCCAATTTCGCTAAATTCTGCCACTCCCAGTCCTCGTGTAGTCATGGCTGGAGAACCTATCCTCAAACCACTGGTCACAAATGGCGACTGGGGATCAAAGGGGATCGTATTTTTGTTAGCGGTAATATTTACACCACTCACCAGCTGATCGGCTTGCTTACCAGTCAGTCCCACAGACCGTAAATCCACTAGCATTAAATGATTGTCAGTGCTATTTGATACTAGCTTTAATCCCCGATTTTGCAGTTGAGTTGCTAAGGAACGGGCATTTTCAATTACTTGGGCAGAATAATCTGTAAATTCAGGCTTGAGAGCTTCGCCAAAAGCTACTGCTTTCCCAGCAATGACGTGTTCCAATGGTCCGCCTTGACTACCGGGAAATACTGATTTATCGAGCTTCTTACCCAGTTCTGCGTCGCCGGTCAAAATTAAACCACCACGTGGTCCACGCAGGGTTTTATGGGTAGTTGTTGTGACAACATGACAATGAGGAATGGGGTCTGGGTGCAAACCACTGGCGACTAAACCAGCGATGTGGGCAATATCTGCTAACAAGTAAGCACCGACTTCATCAGCGATGCTGCGGAACTTGGCAAAGTCTATGATCCGGGGATAAGCCGAATAACCGCAAATCAGGAGCTTAGGACGCTCCCTTAGCGCCAGCTCCCGAATTTGGTCGTAGTCGAGTTGTTCTGTTTGTTGACTAACATTATAATGGCTAACTTGGAACCATTTACCCGACACATTCACCGGTGAACCGTGGGTGAGATGTCCGCCATGAGACAAATCCATCCCCATGATTTTGTCTCCTGGTTCTAGCAGCGTCAGGAAGACGGCAAAATTCGCCTGAGCGCCAGAATGGGGTTGAACGTTGGCATGAGCAGCACCAAACAGTTGTTTAGCACGGTCAATGGCTAACTGCTCTATTTTATCGATAAATTCACAACCGCCATAGTAGCGTTTACCTGGTAGCCCCTCGGCATATTTATTTGTGAGTACCGAACCTTGAGCCGCTAGGACAGCGGGTGAGGTAAAGTTTTCACTGGCAATCAACTCTAAGTGATCACGTTGACGC
The Gloeotrichia echinulata CP02 DNA segment above includes these coding regions:
- the glyA gene encoding serine hydroxymethyltransferase, whose protein sequence is MTRNNQDFLNSCDPAIAELINDELQRQRDHLELIASENFTSPAVLAAQGSVLTNKYAEGLPGKRYYGGCEFIDKIEQLAIDRAKQLFGAAHANVQPHSGAQANFAVFLTLLEPGDKIMGMDLSHGGHLTHGSPVNVSGKWFQVSHYNVSQQTEQLDYDQIRELALRERPKLLICGYSAYPRIIDFAKFRSIADEVGAYLLADIAHIAGLVASGLHPDPIPHCHVVTTTTHKTLRGPRGGLILTGDAELGKKLDKSVFPGSQGGPLEHVIAGKAVAFGEALKPEFTDYSAQVIENARSLATQLQNRGLKLVSNSTDNHLMLVDLRSVGLTGKQADQLVSGVNITANKNTIPFDPQSPFVTSGLRIGSPAMTTRGLGVAEFSEIGNILADRLLSPNSSEVAADCRRRVAALCDRFPLYSHLEIPVPAIV